A stretch of the Acidisarcina sp. genome encodes the following:
- a CDS encoding peroxiredoxin has product MLGIGEKFPNFEVTATVSRTKGKEFETITSESYPGKWKLYFFWPKDFTFVCPTEIAGFGKLNSEFAARDAQILGGSIDSEYVHLAWRNNHEDLKELPFPMLSDLKREITEQLGILDPKSGVAQRATFLVDPDGIIRFVYVTEGSVGRNPSEVLRVLDALQTDELCPCNWHKGEETIHV; this is encoded by the coding sequence ATGCTTGGAATTGGCGAGAAGTTTCCTAACTTTGAAGTAACCGCAACCGTCAGCCGCACCAAGGGTAAGGAGTTCGAGACGATCACCAGCGAGTCGTACCCGGGAAAGTGGAAGCTCTACTTTTTCTGGCCCAAGGATTTCACGTTCGTGTGCCCTACGGAGATCGCCGGTTTCGGCAAGTTGAACAGCGAGTTCGCGGCGCGCGACGCGCAGATTCTGGGCGGCAGCATCGACTCCGAGTATGTTCACCTGGCGTGGCGTAATAACCACGAAGACCTGAAGGAACTGCCCTTCCCCATGCTGTCCGATCTGAAGCGCGAGATCACCGAACAGCTCGGCATTCTTGACCCCAAGTCCGGCGTGGCGCAGCGTGCCACCTTCCTGGTCGATCCCGACGGTATTATCCGTTTTGTCTATGTCACCGAAGGTTCTGTCGGCCGCAACCCCTCCGAAGTTCTGCGCGTCCTCGATGCGTTGCAGACCGATGAACTGTGCCCCTGCAACTGGCACAAGGGTGAAGAGACGATCCACGTTTAA
- a CDS encoding carboxymuconolactone decarboxylase family protein: MSLDSQSLDPLIDSLPDYAKDLKLNYSSLVRQNSELTPQQLWGTVLSCAMATRSDALTKAATEAARAQLSEQALTAAQTAAALMGMNNIFYRFQHLASNEKYSTMPARLRMNGIRTHGVESQDFELWCLAVSAINGCGKCIDSHEKVVREKGVTEETVMAVVRVASVVHAIGAVLDAERVTDKSPV; encoded by the coding sequence ATGTCGTTAGATTCTCAGTCGTTGGATCCATTGATCGACAGCCTTCCGGATTACGCGAAGGATCTGAAGCTGAACTACTCGAGTCTGGTACGCCAGAACTCGGAACTGACTCCGCAGCAACTATGGGGAACCGTTCTGTCCTGTGCCATGGCGACGCGCAGCGATGCGCTCACCAAGGCGGCGACAGAAGCGGCCCGTGCGCAGCTTTCGGAGCAGGCGCTGACCGCTGCCCAGACCGCAGCCGCGCTCATGGGCATGAACAACATCTTCTACCGCTTTCAGCACCTCGCTTCGAATGAGAAGTACAGCACGATGCCAGCCCGCTTGCGCATGAACGGCATCCGTACGCACGGAGTGGAGAGCCAGGATTTCGAGTTGTGGTGCCTGGCTGTCTCCGCCATCAATGGCTGCGGCAAGTGCATCGATTCCCACGAGAAGGTTGTGCGCGAGAAGGGCGTAACTGAGGAGACCGTGATGGCAGTGGTACGCGTCGCGTCCGTGGTGCACGCCATCGGAGCCGTGCTCGATGCCGAGCGTGTGACCGACAAGTCCCCGGTGTAG